Genomic DNA from Perca flavescens isolate YP-PL-M2 chromosome 23, PFLA_1.0, whole genome shotgun sequence:
tgaatggcttaattagcttcccttgtattggtgctcttttccagggcatatactactctcaactttattgtagcttttgggaagggttatggttatggttattgtatttagcaggCACTTATGtccaaagcaacaaaatatgaatcttacaatagttaaaattaacagtaaacagtttttaaagttgctaagccaatattaagcaaactagtaataataacaataatggtaATACAATATCaattatcaataataaaaaataatagaaataccataaatatacaaatcataactctaagaatgaatgaattatttgagtgtaagatcaacagataagtcttgagacccctcttgaaggatccaaaacgatcacatgaacgctcaacactaggcaactcatatcatagaatgcacacatatttatagaggactgtctgcagggaatgtgtctgaccaatcacggtgggtgtgggccgcctgggcaAAAAATGCCAGGGacgattttttgtcccagtccagccctggctaaactaagctagcggcggcgctgctggactaagacaatgcatgcactgagacaaaaatgcatttgcccacctatataaatatagagaagacggtgaataaccttatttcaacaaatggttagcgtattcctttaaagaaatgaaacagagacagaaaccAAAGCTCTTCTTACTGTTAGTACAACAGACAACCAATGTGAAGGGGTTTAAATGAGGATGATGttatttcaataaatcattgcaTCAAACattggttttaaagaaaatgctAATTACCCTGAACTTGGCTATATCACATACTGTTTAACGCCATGTTGTATATCACACGTGTTCACTTTTAAGCCGACAGGAGAGTTTGGgagctttatatatatatatatatatatatatatatatatatatatatatatatatatatatatatatatatatatggctgcGGGCGtagcacatttgtttttttcatactCCTCTTTACTGTGAACTAATatgatgtgttgcgtttgtttTCTTGGCCTGATCACTTCACCAGCTCTAAGTTGGCTTTATGAAACACTTTAATGCTGAACACACATGACTGGACAGGACTGTTGCAGGAAGTGGGCTCTCAGTGCAGTCACTGCAGTCCTGTCTCAGAAAACAGTTCCTGTGTGTTAATCACCCCTCTGTCATAAAGACTCAGTTTGTTCCTCAATCGCTCCTTGGCTGGGCTTTCTACCACAACGGAGTcagctgaaacacacaaaacacaagcaactGATCACTTAGGTtagttcacaccgcaagtcttaatgtttaattcggatttttttttgctcagatccgattttttgtttggttgttCACGTGAAATGTGGcttatatcagattccagtgtgaactgtttgcggtttcgaactgGCCCGCATGctcaaaagaacaataacaatgacatcagactcggcacgctgttgcactaaagatAGGGAAGTCATAGGGGAAGTAAGAATTTTCGctattatttcaaaatgtttctgcaatggcagctgtgacattaatgaGCATACACTAATGAGGTCTaacacctccctctccctccattgacttgctccatcactgttctccatGTTGTAGGCCTAGTCAAGTTTTTAATCTTACCAACCGCCGCATAATTGGgacaaatgtcgatgtagattgacgAAAAGTCATATCAAATctgccttggttgttcacacttgTTCTGATTGAGAAAAATCAGACCTGGGTccgattcaggaccacatatggaagtggtctaaatctgatttgaaaaacaCACTGTATATTCCATATGCCGTGATCAAATGTGATCATACGCAGGTTTGTCTCACCACTTTTGTGTGGAATCTTAACAACACTTACTCTGGGAACTGTCTGTGAGCTTGAGGGTGAAGCCGTTGGCTCTGCAGTCCTCACAGGCCAGACCCCCTGTCTCGGCGGGGCAGCTGCACTGTACGGGCCAGCTGTTGTACAGGTTTGCTGCTGCCTTGCCATCGGCGCCCGTGACGTCACTCAGATACGTCACCTCCGACTGGCTGCATTCGCAGGGCCCCGCCTGTGTTGAAGAACCTGGGAGGCTGTGCTGCTCATCGTGCTCTACAGGCATGGAGGACGAGGGGCTTGACTGGGCATTAAAAGGGTCTCCATCATCCAAGCTGTGGGGTTGGTCGGCATGGGGGTAGCTAGGCGGAGGAAGCAGCTTGCTTAATGCCAAAAGTACCTGAGGACAGTTGAAATTATTAGTATTTATCTTCTCCAGACTAGTTTTCAGTACATGAGGCGCAGTGGAAAAGCGCTACAAGATAGCATTTGGACCTGTGAgcttagaatatatatataaactgttcCTAaaagtcaagaatgaacttataTTGCTCACATTCTCCATGTTTGGTCTGCTGCGGTGGCGGCTAGCAGTGCAGTCCAAGGCCAGACGCAGAAGGCCGAGGGCCACGGCAGCTGGCCACCGACCGGCCGCCACATCCAAAAACTGCAGACAAGAGTCCACCCCACCGCTGTCCTCCACCTCAGTTACAAGCAGATCTCTCTGATGGAGCACACAGAGAGGTCGGTGAGTACAGCGCATCACAAAGGCACAACACTTCACGTCAGCACATAGAACTGTTGTTGTAGGACATCCCGGTGTATTACGTAGCCATGAAGTCCCTATTCCATCTCCAGTGTTGACTCACCAGTGGTGCTTGTTTAGGCACGTCCTCTATCACCTTCCGTCCTGTTACTGTTTCCATTATAACCTGGAAGCAAGCAAACTATAATTAATGGCTTGAGTGACATTGGTTCCATCATAAATTATAGTGCTATTTTCATAATAGCAACATTTATTCCCAATTACATCTATTCCAGTACTTATTTCAAATTTGTGCTACTTTTATaattctactccactacatttcagagggaaatactgTACTTTGCTGATAAAACTGAGGTTCTGGTTGTTGCTGCAGACAGCATTGTTTCTGACTCCAACGTGCGTTCCAGCCTGAGAAATCTTGGTGTGACTTTAGATCAGGCTTTGAGCCTTGACAAACATGTTTAAGTCCTTAACCTGCACTTGTTTTTTCCACCTCAGAAACATTGCAAAACTCAGGCGTGTAGTATCCTGCGCTGAGTTAGAAATGGTTACATATGCCTTTGTTTTCTCGCGTTAGATCTCGACTGTAATTCTCTTTTTACTTGCCTCAGTAAATCATCTGTAGATCGTTTACAATCGGTCCAGAATGCTGCTGCTAGGCTGCAGACAAGATCAGGGAGGTCATGATATATTACCCCTATCCTGGCCTCTTCACACTGGCTGCCGGTTCAATTCAGGATCCAGTTCAAGAATCTTGTAATTACACACAGAGCCATCAATGGTGATGCAACGGCCTAGTGATCTGTTACGTTATTGTGCTTTTTATGATTATAGATTTGTTATgatgtttgtatttatttagcctgtgaagcactttgtgactgtcTTTGATAAGAGCTATATATTCTTTACTTCCTCATATATTTATAGATTATCAAAGatgtataatataatagtaataTAATACTACTGATGTATTAATTTACAGAGGAAGTTAAAAGTGGTTTTAACTTCCTCAACAATAGTTATAGCAATATCAAGTAAAAAATTAAGTAGTGGATCAAGTAGCAAGAGCACACTTAAAGGGCAACTACcctatttttcaacctggagatcactgcagtcggcagcggagaaacaagctccaatgtaagttaataggacaattgtctaacttgtatttaccttcacaaaagtgcccattttgccactgacagactcagattattattctaagtgtgtgacaacattatggaaaggatccctgcAGAGATAGATTTCTTAAACCTCTTTGAGacttttctgtttaaccagaaacagctctgaggttgcTAGATctgaacccaccagactccatttaaaaaagcaatacttttagcgtgtctagagcaaacatattttcacatgtaaatctgtaaactgtgtttatttcaatcaTAACTAgcgttgtgatggttggaaaagtggaaagacgacccaaaacagctttcatagttttattttgtttctgtcgactttgactGAAGTGTGTTTtccgatgctaaaattactgtttatttacatggaatctggtgggtttagtgaacgcaatttcgcagatgtttttatgtttaaaaaaggatcttactctttaacagaaaggtcgacctccttagaaatcctttccataatgatGTCAGACACTTGGAATAATAATcggagtctgtcagtggcaaaacgagcacttttgtgaaggtaaatacaagctggacaattgtcctattaacttacattgtagcttgtttctctgctgccgactgcagcgatctttcttaatactggaccaatgtcaaagattgttgttcccatcagtcacttcgACACAAAAGTAGTAAAACAGTAGTTAACCTTTAAGTCAGCAATCTCGACTGCCCCTGTTCAAATTGTTCCATTCATTTAAATTAACCATAGTCTTTGCAATAACTTGTCTTCTTTATATCAGCATCAGTCACTCAACCGCATATTAcaatggatttctttttttttttttaagataattttttggggcttttccctttaattgaaaatggatagatatgaaagggggagaaagagatggggaatgacacgcagcaaagggcagcaggtcggatttgaaccctgcaacgctgcaggactcagacaacatggggcgaacgctcttactggggaGCTAGAGTCCTCCCCTTACAATGGATTTCTAATGTTGGTGTTGTCACGTTTAATCATCTTATGCCAGATGTACACACAGGATGAAGAAAGTTTAGCTAAGCTGTTAAAATCACCATTCCAAAGCTGTAAACATCCAGGCCGAAGGACAGCTTGCCATCTCGAATATATTCCTCAGGGAGGTATCCCATGTTGCCGTGGGACCTGGTATCCAGAGTGATGGTGCAGTCCTGACTGGCTGTATGAGGACGGAGACGAGCCAACCCAAAATCAGACAGCTTGGGCTGCAGGGCATCATCCAAGAGTATGTTAGCACTGTGTAGAGAAGCCATTATGTGTCAACTTCTGAACTTcacagacagcagagagacacaAGACCAATGGAAGCCAACTGACAGTGGAGGTCCTAAAACCCACAATCCTGAAGATGCATGGTATGAACTTTTGAAACcaatatatgtaaaaaaaagatatattattatatgtaaAAATGATTGATGTGAAGTGATTTGCTCGCACCCACTTAGAatccgtggtgaggagcagagttTGTCTGGAGTTctgcaagcaaatcactccgcccaactagcagaagtagcagtgctttgtctttctgagaatatagttcccagtgtgtatacggttagaagatggctgtgtgtcatgtgaccttgttatttgtacacgccgtgagtatacaaatcacaacacgtaaataggaaaatgttggctttattttgtcacttattgggagcagtaggctagatggagccggttacctccaggatctgtgctaagctaggctagatggagccggttacctccagcatctgtgctaagctaggctagatggagccggttacctccagcatctgtgctaagctaggctagcggtgggggtgtcagacagagttacaacacacacggagatgagaagggtatgtatggacttatctaactctgggggatacggggaataagacaaagtcccaagaAGTCGgggtgttcctttaaagctagagtgaagatattggtatcatatgaaactaaCTGACCTAAGGCAGCCAATGGTACCAACTTTAATGCTAGCTTGTCAAAAAAACTTGACGGGGGGTTAAATAGGGggctaaataaatacatttatacacATTACATAAGGGCTATCTTGACCTCTGAGCTCGAGATATCCGAATGAAAATAGGTTCTATGTGTAATATCTATGGGTCTAAACTAATCCCATGCAGTTTTTCTGATGCGGTATAAATGCAATAAATGGTGCGTTTGAATATTTATGCATACTGGGGTCCCTAAACAGTCCTGGAATCACGTGATTTGGGTCTGACTGAAAAGCTGAGACTCACGTGGATTCAATGAGCCCTATTGTAACCCTGTGTGATGAGGTTAGTCCCCATAGTAGCCATTTCATTGAATTAAGACCATTTTTGGAAAACCTCACTATATTACACGATCTGTTGTGACCTCTAGGATAATCCCAGCCTCATGAAACTTTACAACCCCAAAGCAGAGTCCTAGGGCATTCAGAGGATCAATGGCTTTCCTAggtacaatgacaataatggGGGTTTCTGAGCAGTTCCCAGAACAGAAGTGCTCGCCATCCAATCACCGAAAAATGCGATTCTTGCAGAAATCTCCAAGCATTGCATTTTCTATGGTGTTCCTCAAGGTCTTGGTGTCCTAATGTTTTCGACCATTTTTATCAATTCTGGAGTGGTAAAAATGGTAACATTATGTTTCTATGTAGATtaactgtatgtttattgtgtgtttatgcCATTTAAGCTAGCATTGACGTTGGTACCATTGGCTGCCTTAGGTCAGTTAGCCATTTCGTTTCTCTCGAATGCCCAAGATTATTTTTCTTAtaggagacaataaaggcttatcttatctaaTCTTAATTACACATagctaataacaataataaatctTAGAAATAACCTCTTTTGGTGTAATAAATTGTAGTCACTTAATTTCGACCACTTTCCTTCTAACACGGACCATGCCCTCTTCCAGGAGAcgacagacagaggcagaatcctagatactgtatgttgtacCTGGAGATATTGCCACAGATCACTGGGCAGGGCTGGGCTGTATGGAGGTGATGCAGGGCCtttgcaattcctttaatgatGGCGAGACGCTCTTGCCAGGACAGACGGGGCTCTCCATCCTGTACGGGGACAACATACCATTTTAGATTTAACGCAAATATATGCCTTCAAATAGCTTCAAATAACCAAATGAACTTTAGGTATTGGTAAAGTGGATGTAACGCTGGTTATCTGTGGAGTTACACTACAACCTGAGTTACTTTT
This window encodes:
- the irak3 gene encoding interleukin-1 receptor-associated kinase 3 isoform X1, with protein sequence MDSSTFLYDVPPVVVERFCEIMDSGDGRFGWRGLAVRVVPSLLEVRMLERVEAAGRSPTRELLWSWAQENSRVQDLLKVLQDMGHLRALQLFQGPARELPVPPSNQRAESKGPMSTTKVKVELPNVSSDLQLQASSACQASCSMNSAGEIQPPTITFQDIVEGTRDFHHHLRIAEGHFSDVYSAQIGNQKIAVKLFKQVNMEPWKKLWDIFRKEMEIHHLYQHPNILDLLCCFSDEDRYCLVYLYLPNGSLFHRLHHRDGEPRLSWQERLAIIKGIAKALHHLHTAQPCPVICGNISSANILLDDALQPKLSDFGLARLRPHTASQDCTITLDTRSHGNMGYLPEEYIRDGKLSFGLDVYSFGMVIMETVTGRKVIEDVPKQAPLRDLLVTEVEDSGGVDSCLQFLDVAAGRWPAAVALGLLRLALDCTASRHRSRPNMENVLLALSKLLPPPSYPHADQPHSLDDGDPFNAQSSPSSSMPVEHDEQHSLPGSSTQAGPCECSQSEVTYLSDVTGADGKAAANLYNSWPVQCSCPAETGGLACEDCRANGFTLKLTDSSQTDSVVVESPAKERLRNKLSLYDRGVINTQELFSETGLQ
- the irak3 gene encoding interleukin-1 receptor-associated kinase 3 isoform X2, which produces MKLHSAVRVVPSLLEVRMLERVEAAGRSPTRELLWSWAQENSRVQDLLKVLQDMGHLRALQLFQGPARELPVPPSNQRAESKGPMSTTKVKVELPNVSSDLQLQASSACQASCSMNSAGEIQPPTITFQDIVEGTRDFHHHLRIAEGHFSDVYSAQIGNQKIAVKLFKQVNMEPWKKLWDIFRKEMEIHHLYQHPNILDLLCCFSDEDRYCLVYLYLPNGSLFHRLHHRDGEPRLSWQERLAIIKGIAKALHHLHTAQPCPVICGNISSANILLDDALQPKLSDFGLARLRPHTASQDCTITLDTRSHGNMGYLPEEYIRDGKLSFGLDVYSFGMVIMETVTGRKVIEDVPKQAPLRDLLVTEVEDSGGVDSCLQFLDVAAGRWPAAVALGLLRLALDCTASRHRSRPNMENVLLALSKLLPPPSYPHADQPHSLDDGDPFNAQSSPSSSMPVEHDEQHSLPGSSTQAGPCECSQSEVTYLSDVTGADGKAAANLYNSWPVQCSCPAETGGLACEDCRANGFTLKLTDSSQTDSVVVESPAKERLRNKLSLYDRGVINTQELFSETGLQ